The Stomoxys calcitrans chromosome 3, idStoCalc2.1, whole genome shotgun sequence genome includes a region encoding these proteins:
- the LOC131996265 gene encoding uncharacterized protein LOC131996265, whose product MRAQEVYKCTLCQNRHGLRYCPKFIKMTVEDRRVAVLRHKYCRNCLAKSHIVDDCQSMETCRKCGFQHHTMLHPRKVALKPKDSSATNQSTPSRHQRQEPRRPNNGQSTSSQSQRKPARPNVSVKSRLGQRNQVSAGQQQQQKARKTNRPKGQRHHQQPQRKPQRKPQSTTTPSTNQPNHLILSEAIKSLATVLCASSTNFA is encoded by the coding sequence ATGCGTGCCCAGGAAGTGTACAAATGTACTCTGTGCCAAAACCGCCATGGCCTCCGGTACTGCCCAAAATTCATCAAGATGACCGTGGAGGACAGAAGGGTGGCAGTGCTAAGGCACAAGTACTGCCGGAACTGCCTGGCCAAAAGCCATATTGTGGACGATTGCCAGTCGATGGAAACTTGCAGGAAATGTGGGTTCCAGCACCATACAATGCTGCACCCACGGAAAGTAGCCCTAAAACCCAAAGACTCCAGCGCTACCAACCAATCTACCCCATCAAGACATCAACGCCAAGAGCCAAGAAGACCCAACAATGGCCAATCCACCTCATCTCAGTCCCAACGAAAACCAGCAAGGCCCAACGTAAGCGTCAAATCACGCCTAGGCCAGCGTAACCAAGTGTCAGCtgggcaacagcaacaacaaaaagccAGAAAAACCAACAGGCCCAAGGGCCAAAGACACCACCAACAGCCTCAACGCAAGCCTCAACGCAAACCCCAGTCAACCACGACACCGTCAACCAATCAGCCCAATCACTTGATCCTCTCAGAGGCCATCAAGTCCCTGGCGACCGTGCTTTGCGCCTCATCAACCAATTTTGCGTAA
- the LOC131996003 gene encoding uncharacterized protein LOC131996003, whose translation MNCLSSSHLKTNCKSINTCIICHKPHHTLLHFRGKPEEKTDDRPNHSNHEDNKSHAKSSGVSPKDTSLNEAPSTSSANRSSHVQANFSSNNETILLRTALVRVEHQGELFTLRALIDPGSQRTFITQRIQKRLQIPTSRAHFEIFGIGEQTQTSEKECQLVIVAEKYDVRFTVSAIVLPKMTKWLPSVSFEVSNPSDLEELDLADPNFNKSAQIDLILGNDSERFISMEGIRKNVCGDTSAYNTVFGWVLSGPMQTERIFSFSTNVVESEDIKISELLRKFWEQEEVPMAPPLCEEDQFCEEFYSKTTTRSPDGRYIVRLPFKAEFSDSLSLGSSRFLALAQYNRMETKLSDDPELNTEYNSVLSEYLSLGHAEETSSQEINCYGKYNSFYLPHHAVIRPEHKSTKVRVVFNASRKSKSGYSLNDVLHTGPTLQTDLTSVILGWRRYRYVFCGDIQKMYRQIWLHPIDRAYQRILFRPDPTGPVKDFELKTVTFGLNCAPFLAIRTLLKLAADSENKFPNVAETLRKETYVDDILSGGFSIEDTIQAQGDIISVLAQAGFPLVKLTANDPQLLANLPPESLYNSDFLRFHDSSTTKTLGIKWNALTDSFSYTLSAIPTDQPMSKRKVLSAVAQLFDPAGWVAPVVIKSKILMQQLWLEGLDWDDELSSETLGKWNSLVSDLGHIGSISVPRWLQYHPSDTVEIHGFSDASQAAMCACVYIRCQTSKSVVFSNLFVAKSKVAPLKPVCLPRLELNGAFLLAKLVNYVVAETEGDTSPVRYSMERRVPQSSSKAIQVENHFSQYKGRRSRSRNGRSTAA comes from the exons ATGAATTGCCTCTCCTCGTCTCATCTCAAGACAAATTGCAAGAGTATAAACACTTGCATCATATGTCACAAGCCACACCATACTCTGCTGCACTTTAGGGGTAAGCCAGAAGAGAAGACTGATGATCGCCCAAATCATTCTAATCACGAAGACAACAAGAGTCACGCGAAATCTTCGGGCGTAAGCCCAAAAGACACCTCTCTTAATGAAGCTCCCTCCACTTCAAGCGCCAATCGCTCCTCTCATGTTCAGGCTAATTTCTCATCCAACAACGAGACGATTTTACTACGAACAGCTCTAGTTCGTGTTGAACATCAAGGGGAGTTGTTCACTTTGAGAGCCCTGATTGATCCCGGTTCTCAACGAACCTTTATAACCCAACGAATTCAGAAGCGCTTGCAAATTCCCACTTCCAGAGCGCACTTCGAAATTTTTGGTATTGGAGAACAGACTCAAACTTCGGAAAAGGAATGCCAACTCGTCATTGTCGCTGAAAAATACGATGTTCGCTTCACAGTCTCGGCAATAGTTCTGCctaaaatgacaaaatggctACCCTCTGTTTCATTTGAAGTTTCAAATCCCTCAGATCTGGAGGAACTTGATTTAGCCGATCCAAACTTCAATAAATCCGCTCAAATTGACCTAATTTTAGGCAATGATTCTGAACGCTTCATCAGCATGGAAGGAATCAGAAAGAACGTATGTGGCGATACCTCAGCATACAATACAGTATTTGGCTGGGTATTGAGCGGTCCAATGCAAACTGAAAGAATTTTCTCATTTTCCACTAACGTggttgaatccgaggatataaaaataagcgAACTTCTGAGAAAATTCTGGGAGCAAGAAGAGGTACCCATGGCTCCCCCTCTTTGTGAGGAAGATCAGTTTTGCGAAGAGTTCTACTCTAAAACTACCACCAGATCCCCGGATGGTAGATACATCGTGAGACTGCCTTTCAAGGCAGAGTTCTCCGATTCCCTGTCTCTCGGCTCTTCTCGCTTTCTCGCTCTAGCTCAATACAATCGTATGGAGACAAAGCTCTCTGATGACCCCGAGCTAAATACAGAGTACAATTCAGTGTTAAGCGAGTACCTTTCTCTCGGTCATGCTGAAGAAACCTCTTCTCAGGAGATAAACTGTTATGGGAAATACAATTCCTTTTATCTCCCTCACCACGCCGTCATTCGTCCAGAGCATAAATCCACAAAGGTGAGAGTTGTGTTTAATGCGTCTCGTAAGAGCAAATCTGGATACTCTCTGAATGACGTGCTGCACACTGGGCCTACgctacaaaccgatttgacatCTGTTATCCTCGGCTGGCGCAGATACAGATATGTATTCTGCGGGGATATTCAAAAAATGTATAGGCAGATATGGTTGCATCCAATCGATAGAGCCTATCAGCGAATACTTTTCAGGCCGGATCCTACGGGACCGGTAAAAGATTTCGAACTAAAAACGGTTACCTTTGGCCTCAACTGCGCCCCGTTTTTAGCCATCCGCACCCTTTTGAAACTGGCCGCTGACTCTGAGAACAAATTTCCCAATGTCGCAGAGACATTGAGGAAAGAGACATATGTCGACGACATTTTGTCCGGAGGCTTCTCTATTGAAGACACCATTCAAGCGCAAGGGGACATAATCTCGGTCCTTGCGCAGGCAGGGTTTCCCCTTGTCAAATTAACCGCGAACGACCCACAATTACTGGCAAACCTCCCACCCGAAAGTCTATATAACTCAGACTTCTTGCGTTTCCATGACTCTAGCACTACCAAGActctgggtatcaaatggaatgcCCTAACTGATTCATTCAGTTACACCCTCAGCGCTATTCCAACCGACCAGCCTATGAGCAAACGCAAAGTTCTCTCCGCCGTCGCTCAACTATTCGATCCTGCAGGATGGGTTGCTCCTGTAGTGATCAAGTCGAAAATTCTGATGCAGCAACTTTGGCTTGAAGGGCTGGATTGGGATGACGAACTAAGCTCGGAAACTCTGGGAAAATGGAATTCTCTGGTCTCTGACTTGGGTCACATTGGGTCGATTTCCGTTCCCAGATGGCTGCAGTACCATCCCTCTGATACCGTGGAGATTCATGGGTTCTCTGACGCATCTCAAGCGGCAATGTGTGCATGCGTATACATTCGGTGTCAGACCTCCAAGTCTGTAGTGTTCTCGAATTTGTTCGTGGCGAAAAGTAAAGTGGCTCCTCTGAAGCCTGTATGCCTTCCACGTTTGGAACTCAATGGTGCCTTCCTCCTAGCGAAACTTGTCAACTATGTG GTGGCAGAGACTGAAGGCGATACATCACCAGTTCGCTATTCGATGGAAAGAAGAGTACCTCAAAGCTCTTCAAAAGCGATACAAGTGGAAAACCACTTCTCCCAATATAAAGGTCGGCGATCTCGTAGTCGTAATGGACGATCTACTGCCGCCTAG